From a region of the Cyclopterus lumpus isolate fCycLum1 chromosome 5, fCycLum1.pri, whole genome shotgun sequence genome:
- the LOC117731369 gene encoding E3 ubiquitin-protein ligase DTX3L-like — protein sequence MSGSDAEVEPMEFTDGSEEQPPMSEDKYAQKSAVSTAGEEEGSCSVPVNHFWYVKNIYKEEIKRIEKENGVKIMAEVNVTFQEDQKDGRPPKALSEFISLVQKSLGESNSSIIPLKKVNPEEWEDTVNIIQRKENKLLLTVSSEEITACGPRQSQDVIRKSLTATTNGESTWLSQDTPPNFGMSIKDPLVNAGLTMEESYWERMTTSFLVAEIKTKFNVDFKESFMGQGKVKIKAYHNRLEGNVSMVSHAVRALLQLYQKMATSPMSFTWQNQSEGASGGRGLDGQSGYNTGAATGGGATAGDPAEDENCPICMDKCTNKKQLKCTHEFCAECLEKSTQVIGPTCPVCKDIFGLIEGDQPDGEMKWTCFPSPLPGFPDCGSITIYYNIQSGVQTKKHSNPGKHYYGLTRTAYLPDNKEGNEVLKLLKKAFDQRLIFTVGTSRTTGKDNQVTWNDIHHKTNMTGGAAGFGYPDDRYLGRVKEELKAKGIV from the exons ATGTCAGGCAGTGACGCAGAGGTGGAGCCCATGGAG TTTACTGACGGAAGCGAGGAGCAGCCTCCGATGTCTGAAGACAAGTATGCTCAG aaaagtGCAGTTTCtacagcaggagaggaggaaggttcTTGCTCTGTCCCAGTGAACCATTTCTGGTACGTGAAAAACATCTACAAGGAGGAAATTAAACGtatagagaaagaaaatggtGTAAAAATCATGGCAGAGGTAAATGTGACATTTCAAGAAGACCAGAAAGATGGAAGACCACCAAAAGCTCTCTCTGAGTTCATAAGCCTTGTCCAGAAGTCCTTGGGTGAATCAAATAGCTCAATTATTCCTCTCAAGAAAGTAAATCCAGAAGAGTGGGAGGACACAGTGAATATCATCcagagaaaggaaaacaaactttTGCTTACAGTATCCTCTGAAGAAATTACTGCATGTGGGCCAAGACAAAGTCAAGATGTCATCAGAAAGTCCTTAACCGCAACAACAAATGGAGAGTCGACATGGCTGTCTCAAGACACACCACCGAACTTTGGCATGAGCATCAAAGACCCTCTTGTCAATGCTGGACTAACCATGGAGGAGAGCTACTGGGAGCGGATGACTACTTCCTTCCTAGTAGCTGAGATCAAAACTAAGTTCAATGTGGACTTTAAAGAATCATTCATGGGTCAGGGCAAAGTCAAAATCAAAGCTTACCACAACAGATTAGAAGGAAACGTGTCAATGGTGAGCCACGCTGTCAGAGCTCTTCTTCAACTGTACCAGAAGATGGCCACATCCCCTATGAGCTTCACCTGGCAAAATCAGTCAGAGGGAGCCTCTGGTGGACGTGGGTTAGATGGACAATCTGGATACAACACTGGAGCAGCCACAGGAGGGGGAGCAACAGCAGGCGACCCAGCAGAAGACGAAAACTGTCCTATATGCATGGATAAGTGTACCAATAAGAAACAGCTTAAGTGTACACATGAATTTTGTGCAGAATGCCTGGAAAAATCAACACAAGTCATTGGACCCACCTGTCCTGTTTGCAAAGATATATTTGGTCTGATAGAGGGAGACCAGCCAGATGGAGAGATGAAGTGGACATGTTTTCCGTCACCCCTCCCTGGATTCCCGGACTGTGGCTCTATAACCATCTACTATAATATTCAAAGTGGAGTACAGACG aaaaaacattcaaatccTGGGAAGCACTATTATGGTTTAACCAGAACAGCATACCTGCCAGACAACAAAGAGGGCAACGAAGTGCTAAAGCTGTTGAAGAAAGCATTTGACCAGAGGCTCATTTTCACTGTTGGGACATCCAGAACGACTGGGAAGGACAACCAAGTGACCTGGAACGACATTCACCACAAGACCAACAtgacaggaggagcagcagg TTTTGGGTATCCTGATGATCGCTACCTGGGCAGAGTCAAAGAGGAGCTGAAGGCTAAAGGCATCGTGTGA